One Paraburkholderia phytofirmans OLGA172 genomic window carries:
- a CDS encoding DUF2244 domain-containing protein has protein sequence MEASDLLADSEPVLKDWTMKRNCSISPRQFVCFYVSLALFSLAIAFMLVLVGAWLVLPFTGIELLAVGIAFAIYARHAVDYERVRLFQNRLVIEQVSAERLTQFEFNPRWVRIEPGATPRDQIKLVSRGQTIMIGQHLAQYRRAQFAGELRMWLTRC, from the coding sequence ATGGAAGCATCAGATCTGCTGGCGGATTCAGAACCGGTTCTCAAAGACTGGACGATGAAGCGCAACTGTTCGATTTCGCCGCGGCAGTTTGTATGTTTCTACGTATCGCTTGCGTTGTTCTCGTTGGCAATTGCTTTCATGCTGGTTCTGGTCGGCGCCTGGCTGGTGTTGCCGTTCACCGGTATCGAATTGCTGGCGGTTGGCATCGCGTTTGCCATATATGCGCGTCATGCTGTCGATTACGAGCGCGTGCGGCTGTTTCAGAACCGGCTCGTGATCGAGCAGGTCAGCGCCGAGCGGCTCACGCAGTTTGAATTCAATCCGCGCTGGGTGCGGATCGAACCGGGCGCGACGCCACGTGACCAGATCAAACTGGTCTCGCGCGGCCAGACGATCATGATCGGGCAACATCTCGCGCAGTATCGGCGCGCGCAGTTCGCAGGCGAACTGCGTATGTGGCTCACGCGGTGTTAG
- the coxB gene encoding cytochrome c oxidase subunit II encodes MEILGKEAMKTIKRALMGVLAMSGLLFAGAALAVGDVPGGPAVNEINLQPPATKIAEELYSLHTFMLILCTVIFIGVFAVMFYSMFAHRKSKGHKASHFHESTTVEIIWTIVPFVIVVLMALPATKTVVAMKDTTNADVTIKVTGYQWKWGYDYVKGPGEGISFLSTLATPRAETDGRQPISTTYLQEVDNPLVVPVDKKIRIITTANDVVHSWYVPAFGVKQDAIPGFVRDTWFKADKTGTFRGFCTELCGKEHAFMPVVVEVLSADDYAKWVDVQKQKMAAGQDDPNKTYTMAELMERGGKVYASNCAVCHQPTGKGAGAFPALDGSKIANGPIAEHVSLVLKGKNAMPSWAPTLNDVEIASVITYERNSWGNHTGDILQPKQILDARNGKLPEGGNHLADAGAAASGAEAASGAASASGAEAAAAGSDSAAASQAALPASIYFDIGKSTLPADAKAAVDAAAAYAKAHPDAKFTLSGFTDATGSAEVNAKLAKTRAEAVRDALKAAGIAEDHIILKKPETITGGTDAKEARRVQISPAA; translated from the coding sequence ATGGAAATTTTGGGTAAGGAAGCTATGAAAACAATCAAGCGAGCCCTCATGGGCGTGCTGGCGATGAGCGGACTGCTTTTCGCCGGCGCGGCCCTGGCAGTGGGCGATGTTCCGGGCGGCCCTGCCGTCAACGAGATCAATCTCCAGCCGCCAGCGACGAAAATCGCTGAGGAGCTCTACAGCCTCCACACGTTCATGCTGATCCTGTGCACGGTGATCTTCATCGGCGTGTTCGCAGTGATGTTCTATTCGATGTTTGCGCACCGCAAATCGAAAGGCCACAAGGCTTCCCATTTCCACGAAAGCACTACCGTCGAAATCATCTGGACGATCGTGCCGTTCGTCATCGTCGTGCTGATGGCGCTCCCCGCCACCAAGACCGTCGTCGCGATGAAGGACACCACGAATGCCGACGTCACCATCAAGGTCACCGGCTACCAGTGGAAGTGGGGCTACGACTACGTGAAGGGTCCGGGTGAGGGCATCAGCTTCCTGTCCACGCTGGCCACGCCGCGTGCGGAAACCGATGGCCGTCAGCCGATTTCCACCACGTATCTGCAGGAAGTCGACAATCCGCTCGTCGTCCCGGTCGACAAGAAAATCCGCATCATCACTACCGCGAACGACGTGGTCCACTCCTGGTACGTGCCGGCTTTCGGCGTGAAGCAGGATGCGATTCCGGGTTTCGTGCGCGACACGTGGTTCAAGGCTGACAAGACGGGCACGTTCCGCGGCTTCTGTACCGAACTGTGCGGCAAGGAACACGCGTTCATGCCGGTGGTGGTCGAAGTGCTGTCGGCAGACGACTACGCGAAGTGGGTCGATGTGCAGAAGCAGAAAATGGCCGCCGGCCAGGACGATCCGAACAAGACCTACACCATGGCCGAGTTGATGGAGCGCGGCGGCAAGGTGTACGCATCGAACTGCGCGGTCTGCCACCAGCCGACCGGCAAGGGCGCAGGCGCATTCCCGGCGCTGGACGGCAGCAAGATCGCCAACGGCCCGATCGCAGAACATGTGAGTCTGGTGCTGAAGGGCAAGAACGCGATGCCTTCGTGGGCGCCGACGCTGAACGACGTTGAAATCGCTTCGGTCATCACGTACGAACGTAACTCTTGGGGCAATCACACCGGCGATATTCTCCAGCCGAAGCAGATTCTGGACGCCCGTAACGGCAAGCTGCCGGAAGGCGGCAACCATCTGGCCGACGCAGGCGCGGCTGCTAGCGGCGCGGAAGCGGCTTCGGGCGCCGCGTCTGCCTCGGGCGCTGAAGCGGCTGCGGCCGGTTCGGACAGTGCGGCAGCATCGCAAGCAGCCCTCCCGGCTAGCATCTACTTCGACATCGGCAAGAGCACATTGCCGGCCGACGCGAAAGCGGCGGTCGACGCGGCCGCGGCCTACGCGAAAGCGCACCCGGACGCCAAGTTCACGCTGTCGGGCTTCACCGACGCCACCGGCTCTGCCGAAGTCAACGCGAAGCTCGCGAAGACCCGTGCCGAAGCGGTGCGCGACGCACTGAAAGCAGCCGGCATTGCCGAAGATCACATCATTTTGAAGAAGCCGGAAACGATCACGGGCGGCACCGACGCGAAAGAGGCCCGGCGTGTTCAGATCAGCCCGGCTGCCTGA
- the ctaD gene encoding cytochrome c oxidase subunit I, whose translation MSSIGHDVVAGHEHVHGDHAHETPHGWRRWLFATNHKDIGTLYLIFSFIMFLSGGVMALMIRAELFEPGLQIMRPEFFNQLTTMHGLIMVFGAIMPAFVGFANWMVPLQIGASDMAFARMNNFSFWLLPVAAVLLVGSFFAPGGATAAGWTLYAPLSTQMGPGMDFAIFAVHLMGASSIMGGINIVVTILNMRAPGLTLMKMPMFVWTWLITAYLLIAVMPVLAGAITMVLFDRHFGTSFFNAAGGGDPVMYQHIFWFFGHPEVYIMILPAFGIVSQVIPAFSRKPLFGYSSMVYATSSIAILSFMVWAHHMFATGMPVTGQLFFMYATMLIAVPTGVKVFNWVATMWRGSLSFETPMLFAVGFLLVFTFGGLSGLMLAMAPLDIQYHGTYFVVAHFHYVLVAGSLFALFSGWYYWSPKWTGWMYNETRGKIHFWASMFFFNLAFLPMHFVGLAGMPRRYADYPAQFTDWNQVISIGAFGFGLAQVYFLFAVALPAYRGGGEHEEAGDKPWDGATGLEWTVPSPAPFHTFENPPTVE comes from the coding sequence ATGTCTAGCATCGGACACGATGTAGTCGCGGGCCACGAGCACGTGCACGGCGACCATGCCCACGAAACGCCGCACGGCTGGCGTCGTTGGCTGTTCGCAACCAATCACAAGGACATCGGTACGCTGTACCTGATCTTCTCGTTCATCATGTTCCTCTCCGGGGGCGTGATGGCGCTGATGATCCGTGCCGAACTGTTCGAGCCGGGTCTGCAGATCATGCGCCCCGAGTTCTTCAACCAGTTGACCACCATGCACGGCCTGATCATGGTGTTCGGCGCGATCATGCCGGCTTTCGTCGGCTTCGCGAACTGGATGGTGCCGCTGCAGATCGGTGCATCGGACATGGCTTTTGCGCGGATGAACAACTTCAGCTTCTGGCTGCTGCCGGTGGCTGCGGTGTTGCTGGTCGGCTCGTTCTTCGCACCGGGCGGCGCGACCGCCGCGGGCTGGACGCTGTACGCGCCGTTGTCGACGCAGATGGGCCCGGGCATGGACTTCGCGATTTTCGCGGTCCACTTGATGGGTGCGTCGTCGATCATGGGCGGGATCAACATCGTCGTGACGATCCTGAACATGCGTGCACCTGGCCTCACACTGATGAAGATGCCGATGTTCGTATGGACGTGGCTGATCACCGCGTACCTGCTGATTGCCGTGATGCCGGTTCTGGCGGGCGCGATTACCATGGTGCTGTTCGATCGCCACTTCGGCACGTCGTTCTTTAACGCGGCAGGCGGCGGCGACCCGGTCATGTACCAGCATATTTTCTGGTTCTTCGGGCACCCCGAGGTGTACATCATGATCTTGCCGGCGTTCGGGATCGTGTCGCAGGTGATCCCGGCGTTCTCGCGCAAGCCGCTGTTCGGCTATAGCTCGATGGTGTATGCAACCTCGTCAATCGCGATTCTGTCGTTCATGGTCTGGGCGCACCACATGTTCGCAACCGGCATGCCGGTGACGGGCCAGCTGTTCTTCATGTACGCGACGATGCTGATCGCCGTGCCGACGGGTGTGAAGGTGTTCAACTGGGTCGCGACGATGTGGCGCGGTTCGCTGTCCTTCGAAACGCCTATGCTGTTCGCGGTCGGCTTCCTGCTGGTGTTCACGTTCGGCGGTCTGTCGGGCCTGATGCTCGCTATGGCGCCGCTCGACATCCAGTATCACGGTACTTATTTCGTGGTGGCCCACTTCCACTACGTGCTGGTTGCGGGTTCGCTATTCGCGCTGTTCTCCGGGTGGTACTACTGGTCGCCGAAGTGGACCGGCTGGATGTACAACGAAACGCGCGGCAAGATCCACTTCTGGGCGTCGATGTTCTTCTTCAACCTCGCCTTCCTGCCGATGCACTTTGTCGGTCTCGCAGGTATGCCGCGTCGTTATGCTGATTACCCGGCACAGTTCACGGACTGGAACCAGGTGATCTCGATCGGTGCATTCGGCTTCGGTCTGGCACAGGTCTACTTCCTGTTCGCGGTTGCACTGCCGGCCTATCGTGGCGGTGGCGAGCACGAAGAAGCGGGCGACAAGCCGTGGGACGGCGCAACGGGCCTCGAATGGACCGTACCGAGCCCGGCTCCGTTCCACACGTTCGAAAACCCGCCGACCGTCGAGTAA